The following proteins are encoded in a genomic region of Comamonas resistens:
- the tauD gene encoding taurine dioxygenase, producing the protein MDIQPLGPALGATVTGVDLTQPLSADRRDALHAALLAHQVLFFENQPVTPEQQRALAAQFGPLHIHPVYRNIPEVPEIIVLDTDDNNPPDNDNWHTDITFTAAPAQAALLSARLLPPSGGDTLWASNTAAFEALSAPWRRLLEGLHAEHDFIKSFPAWRFARTPEERVQWEAAKAKHPPLLHPVVRTHPETGRQGLFVNEGFTTRIVELSATESDAVLRQLFAHVSKPEFTVRWRWKVGDLAFWDNRCTQHYACANYLPHRRVMHRATVLGERPFYRAS; encoded by the coding sequence ATGGATATCCAGCCTTTGGGCCCCGCCTTGGGAGCCACCGTCACCGGTGTTGACCTGACCCAGCCTTTGAGCGCCGACCGGCGCGACGCACTGCATGCCGCGCTGCTGGCGCATCAGGTGCTGTTCTTTGAAAACCAGCCCGTCACACCCGAGCAGCAGCGCGCCCTGGCCGCGCAGTTCGGCCCGCTGCACATCCATCCCGTCTACCGCAACATCCCCGAAGTGCCCGAAATCATCGTGCTCGACACCGATGACAACAACCCGCCCGACAACGACAACTGGCACACGGACATCACCTTTACCGCAGCTCCGGCGCAGGCCGCCCTGCTCTCGGCCAGACTGCTGCCGCCCAGCGGCGGCGACACGCTGTGGGCCAGCAATACCGCTGCGTTTGAAGCCCTGTCCGCCCCCTGGCGCCGCCTGCTCGAAGGCCTGCATGCCGAACATGACTTCATCAAATCCTTTCCCGCCTGGCGCTTTGCGCGCACGCCCGAGGAGCGCGTGCAATGGGAAGCCGCCAAGGCCAAGCACCCGCCGCTGCTGCACCCTGTGGTTCGTACCCATCCCGAAACCGGCAGGCAGGGGCTGTTTGTCAATGAAGGCTTCACCACACGTATCGTGGAACTCAGTGCCACTGAAAGCGACGCCGTGCTGCGCCAGCTGTTCGCCCATGTGAGCAAGCCCGAGTTCACCGTGCGCTGGCGCTGGAAGGTGGGCGACCTGGCCTTCTGGGACAACCGCTGCACCCAGCATTACGCCTGCGCCAACTACCTGCCCCATCGCCGTGTGATGCACCGCGCCACGGTGCTGGGCGAGCGCCCTTTCTACCGGGCATCTTGA